One genomic region from Candidatus Saccharimonadia bacterium encodes:
- a CDS encoding HAD family phosphatase: protein MIKAVIFDMDGLMIDSEHLQSKSFEAVLQEYGVTPVLHGGLVQEVGVGARDNWERLKQVHQLSESVDVLYDKKQQVYEELLAKGMQPMPGLMTLLDHLSEQGIKKAIASSSARHHIIIVIEQLQAGHHFDAIISGDQVKRGKPEPDIFLRAAEEIGVKPDECVVLEDAPTGVAAAKRAGMKVVAVPNRHIDRKLFSEADLVVDSLEELSLNTLAEL, encoded by the coding sequence ATGATAAAAGCAGTTATTTTCGACATGGACGGCCTGATGATTGATAGCGAGCATCTTCAATCGAAGTCGTTTGAAGCGGTGCTACAGGAGTACGGGGTTACTCCCGTTCTTCATGGTGGCCTCGTGCAAGAAGTGGGGGTTGGGGCAAGGGATAATTGGGAACGTCTTAAACAAGTGCATCAGCTCTCCGAGAGCGTTGATGTTTTGTACGACAAAAAGCAACAGGTCTATGAGGAGCTATTAGCAAAGGGGATGCAGCCGATGCCAGGACTTATGACCTTGCTCGACCACTTATCGGAGCAAGGCATTAAGAAGGCAATTGCCTCATCCTCGGCGCGTCACCATATAATTATCGTTATCGAGCAGCTTCAAGCGGGTCATCATTTCGATGCAATTATTTCCGGGGATCAGGTGAAGCGTGGCAAACCAGAGCCAGACATTTTCTTACGAGCAGCAGAAGAAATTGGCGTTAAGCCTGATGAGTGCGTAGTTTTGGAAGATGCTCCGACTGGGGTAGCGGCGGCGAAACGAGCGGGCATGAAAGTGGTTGCGGTGCCGAACCGACACATTGACCGGAAATTGTTCTCGGAAGCTGACCTGGTGGTTGATTCGCTTGAAGAGCTGAGCTTAAATACTTTGGCAGAGCTTTAA
- a CDS encoding alpha/beta hydrolase: protein MKPKIILIHGNGGSTSADCWLPYVEHELARAGLEVVNRSFPDAVKARAAYWLPFIDELGADAHTVLIGHSSGAVAALRYAETHRLLGSVLVGACHTDLGEASERVSGYYGAPWDWDAIRTNQQWILQYASPTDPFIPIAEARYIQKHARTKYFELASRGHFQDNTFPELVSAVKKQLNL, encoded by the coding sequence GTGAAGCCCAAAATCATCCTCATCCACGGCAATGGCGGCAGCACCTCGGCCGATTGCTGGCTACCCTACGTAGAGCATGAACTCGCGCGTGCCGGGCTCGAGGTGGTCAACCGCAGCTTCCCCGACGCCGTCAAAGCCCGGGCCGCCTACTGGCTCCCGTTCATCGACGAGCTCGGCGCCGATGCCCACACGGTCCTCATCGGCCACAGCTCCGGTGCCGTGGCCGCTCTGCGCTATGCCGAGACCCACCGGCTGCTCGGCAGCGTGCTCGTGGGCGCCTGCCACACCGATCTCGGCGAGGCCAGCGAGCGCGTCAGCGGCTATTACGGAGCGCCCTGGGATTGGGACGCCATCCGCACCAATCAACAGTGGATTCTCCAATACGCCTCGCCCACCGACCCCTTTATTCCCATCGCCGAGGCTCGTTACATCCAAAAACACGCACGCACCAAATATTTCGAGCTTGCCAGCCGCGGTCACTTCCAGGATAATACGTTCCCGGAACTCGTCAGCGCAGTCAAGAAGCAATTAAACCTCTAA
- the tsaE gene encoding tRNA (adenosine(37)-N6)-threonylcarbamoyltransferase complex ATPase subunit type 1 TsaE has protein sequence MTYETTTTNSEGTQSVARRLSRLLSGGEVVELASDLGGGKTTFVQGLARALGYTGAVTSPTFTLSNIYALPDGREIHHYDLYRLGEAGVVGAELGEDIGEPTIITVIEWAGVAETRLPADHLTIRFEVTSDTGRKLIFSGSGPLSDKIVHQLSPEPPV, from the coding sequence ATGACCTACGAAACTACTACCACAAACTCCGAGGGTACCCAATCGGTCGCCCGGCGCCTGTCCCGGCTCTTGTCGGGCGGGGAGGTGGTGGAGTTGGCAAGCGATCTGGGCGGGGGTAAAACTACCTTCGTGCAAGGCCTCGCCCGGGCCCTGGGCTACACCGGCGCCGTCACCAGTCCGACCTTTACGCTAAGCAACATCTACGCGTTGCCGGACGGACGCGAAATACATCACTACGATCTCTACCGCCTAGGCGAAGCCGGCGTAGTGGGCGCCGAGCTCGGCGAAGACATCGGCGAGCCGACCATAATCACGGTCATCGAATGGGCCGGTGTCGCCGAGACTCGGCTTCCGGCCGACCATCTCACCATTAGGTTCGAAGTCACCAGCGACACCGGCCGCAAGCTGATATTCTCCGGCAGCGGCCCGCTCTCAGACAAAATCGTTCATCAACTCAGTCCGGAACCACCAGTATGA
- a CDS encoding ribose-phosphate diphosphokinase, which produces MEITTKKRLQILSGSHNGKLAQAVAKHIDVPLSDMKLDRFANGEISVKLGESARGADVFVFSTHDQPVNDAIMEQLIIIDAAKRASAKRITAVCPYFGYARQDRKSSGREPITAKLLVDMLTAAGADRIVSVDLHTGQIQGFFDGPFDHLTALPVLSDYIRDQLGGDVVIVSPDAGRVKTSERYVRRLGADFAIIHKTRSKTQANTVEAKNVIGEVAGRRCVLIDDMIDTAGTICAAAQLLKESGAAEIYAMATHGILSDPALERLAASPIDRIVVTDTLPLPEGKNLDKVEVVSVVPLVAAAIKAIYLDESVSKIFGGENHI; this is translated from the coding sequence ATGGAAATTACGACCAAAAAGCGATTGCAAATTCTGTCCGGATCGCATAATGGCAAGCTGGCCCAGGCGGTGGCGAAACATATTGATGTGCCGCTGTCAGATATGAAGCTGGACCGATTTGCGAATGGTGAAATTTCGGTGAAGCTGGGTGAGTCGGCACGGGGGGCAGATGTGTTTGTGTTTTCGACCCACGACCAGCCAGTCAACGACGCCATTATGGAGCAATTGATTATTATCGACGCGGCCAAGCGGGCTTCGGCCAAGCGGATCACGGCGGTATGCCCGTATTTTGGGTACGCGCGGCAGGACCGCAAATCGAGCGGCCGGGAGCCGATTACGGCCAAGCTGCTCGTGGATATGCTGACGGCGGCGGGGGCCGACCGGATTGTGAGCGTGGATTTGCACACCGGCCAGATTCAGGGCTTTTTTGACGGACCGTTTGACCACCTCACGGCGCTGCCGGTGCTATCGGATTATATTCGCGATCAGCTGGGTGGTGACGTAGTGATCGTGTCGCCGGACGCTGGGCGCGTGAAGACCTCGGAGCGGTATGTGCGCCGGCTGGGGGCGGATTTTGCGATTATTCACAAGACGCGCTCGAAGACGCAGGCCAACACCGTAGAGGCCAAAAATGTGATCGGCGAGGTGGCGGGCCGGCGATGCGTGCTGATCGATGACATGATCGACACGGCCGGCACGATTTGTGCGGCGGCGCAGCTGCTCAAAGAATCGGGCGCGGCGGAAATTTATGCGATGGCGACGCACGGGATTTTGTCCGACCCGGCGCTGGAGCGGTTGGCGGCGTCGCCGATTGATCGGATCGTTGTGACTGATACTTTGCCCCTTCCGGAAGGCAAAAATCTCGACAAGGTCGAAGTGGTGTCGGTGGTTCCTTTGGTGGCGGCGGCGATTAAGGCGATTTATTTGGACGAGTCGGTGTCCAAAATTTTTGGTGGCGAAAACCACATCTGA
- the rny gene encoding ribonuclease Y, giving the protein MFAAFLIGGGAVVGYTQYSTKRRGKSAVDQAGKIVEEARVAAKELTLEAKTEALRVAEAAKRDEKERRQQITQTEQQLLQRQSNLDQKLEDLDRRSDKLRKHEVDLDNLKEELREIRGKQQTNLEKIAGLSKDEAKDKLIKMTERDIKGDLVKLVQKLQNEAKEEAEDNAKMIIVSAMERMASDQTTERTITTVPLPSDELKGRVIGKEGRNIQALERATGVDVIIDETPGAIVLSSFDPMRRQIARVALEKLLADGRIHPARIEEVVEKAKSEIDRTVKEAGEKALKETGVVGVPTEMVKLLGQLKYRTSFSQNVLKHSVEMANLAGMIASDIGADVRIAKTATLLHDIGKAVTHEIEGGHHHIGAELAQKYGMEDAIVHAIEAHHDDVEATTPEALVVRVCDALSAGRPGARGDTLENYAKRMTELENLANAFPGVTKCYAISAGREIRIIVQPERVDDLQAIQMARDIATKVEATLKYPGVIKVNVIRETRAVEFAK; this is encoded by the coding sequence ATGTTCGCGGCGTTTCTCATTGGAGGCGGCGCGGTCGTCGGTTACACCCAATATTCCACCAAACGCAGAGGCAAGTCGGCTGTTGATCAGGCCGGCAAAATTGTCGAAGAGGCCCGTGTCGCGGCCAAGGAGCTCACCCTCGAGGCCAAAACCGAAGCCTTGCGCGTAGCCGAAGCCGCCAAACGCGACGAAAAAGAGCGTCGCCAGCAGATCACCCAAACCGAGCAGCAGCTCCTGCAGCGTCAATCCAACCTCGATCAAAAGCTCGAGGACCTCGACCGCCGCAGCGACAAGCTCCGCAAACACGAAGTTGACCTCGATAACCTCAAAGAGGAGCTGCGTGAAATCCGCGGAAAACAGCAGACAAACCTCGAGAAAATCGCCGGCCTGAGCAAAGATGAGGCCAAAGACAAACTCATCAAGATGACCGAGCGCGACATCAAGGGCGATCTCGTGAAGCTCGTTCAAAAACTCCAAAACGAAGCCAAAGAAGAGGCCGAAGACAACGCCAAGATGATCATTGTCTCCGCCATGGAGCGCATGGCTTCTGACCAAACCACCGAGCGCACCATCACCACCGTGCCACTGCCGTCCGACGAACTCAAAGGCCGCGTGATCGGCAAAGAGGGCCGCAACATCCAAGCCCTCGAGCGCGCCACCGGTGTCGACGTCATTATCGACGAGACTCCCGGCGCCATCGTGCTCTCCAGTTTCGACCCCATGCGCCGCCAGATTGCCCGCGTCGCGCTCGAAAAGCTGCTGGCCGACGGCCGCATCCACCCCGCGCGCATCGAGGAGGTGGTAGAGAAAGCCAAGTCCGAAATCGACCGCACGGTCAAAGAGGCGGGGGAGAAGGCGCTCAAAGAAACCGGCGTCGTCGGCGTGCCCACGGAAATGGTCAAACTGCTCGGCCAGCTCAAGTACCGCACCAGCTTCTCGCAAAACGTCCTCAAGCACTCCGTCGAAATGGCCAACCTGGCCGGCATGATCGCCAGTGACATCGGCGCCGACGTCCGCATTGCCAAAACCGCCACCCTGCTCCACGACATCGGCAAAGCCGTCACGCACGAAATCGAAGGCGGTCACCACCACATCGGCGCCGAGCTGGCCCAAAAATACGGCATGGAAGACGCCATCGTGCACGCCATCGAAGCGCACCACGACGATGTCGAGGCCACCACCCCCGAAGCCCTCGTGGTACGCGTGTGCGACGCCCTCTCCGCCGGCCGCCCCGGCGCCCGTGGCGACACCCTCGAAAACTACGCCAAACGCATGACCGAGCTCGAAAACCTCGCCAATGCCTTCCCCGGCGTCACCAAGTGCTACGCCATCTCCGCCGGCCGCGAGATTCGCATCATCGTCCAGCCCGAGCGGGTCGATGACCTCCAGGCCATCCAAATGGCCCGCGACATCGCCACCAAAGTCGAAGCCACGCTCAAATACCCCGGCGTCATCAAGGTCAATGTGATCCGCGAAACCCGCGCCGTCGAGTTTGCCAAATAA
- a CDS encoding arginine deiminase-related protein, whose protein sequence is MVRPTSFGYDTQTALTNAFQNLPTAEAEAVQQLAAAEFQAYIEILRAHDIDTIIIDDQPHPPKPNGVFPNNWLTTTADGRVYLYPMATPSRRIERDPAILARLAETHHVAAIHDLSEAEAREEFLESTGVIIFDHAHKIAYACISPRCHEDLFVRHAAEIGYTPVAFRGFVNDLPLYHTNLMLGIQSTTAVICSAAITAPAERERVLQSLRTTGHEVVDITPDQLAQYCGNILEVQNRQGRRYLVLSTSAQAAFTPRQLKILSRDKTLLPVALPTIQAVGGGSARCMVAEIFLPRSLQ, encoded by the coding sequence ATGGTCCGACCCACCAGTTTTGGCTACGACACCCAAACCGCTCTCACGAACGCGTTTCAAAACCTGCCCACCGCCGAGGCCGAGGCCGTCCAACAGCTCGCCGCGGCCGAATTCCAGGCCTACATCGAAATCCTGCGCGCCCACGATATCGACACGATCATCATCGACGACCAGCCGCATCCGCCCAAGCCCAACGGCGTGTTCCCCAACAATTGGCTCACCACCACTGCCGACGGCCGGGTATATCTCTACCCCATGGCCACCCCCAGCCGGCGCATCGAGCGCGACCCGGCGATCTTGGCCCGCCTGGCCGAGACGCACCACGTCGCCGCCATCCATGATCTCTCCGAAGCCGAAGCCCGCGAAGAATTCCTCGAGAGCACCGGCGTGATCATCTTCGATCACGCGCACAAAATCGCCTATGCCTGCATCTCTCCGCGCTGCCACGAAGACCTATTCGTGCGCCACGCCGCCGAAATCGGCTACACGCCGGTAGCGTTTCGGGGTTTCGTGAACGATCTGCCGCTCTATCACACCAATCTCATGCTGGGCATCCAAAGCACCACCGCCGTCATCTGCAGTGCGGCCATCACCGCTCCGGCCGAACGCGAGCGCGTACTCCAATCGCTCCGCACCACCGGTCACGAAGTGGTCGACATCACACCCGATCAACTCGCGCAATATTGCGGCAACATCCTCGAAGTTCAAAACCGGCAGGGCCGCCGCTATCTGGTACTGTCTACCTCCGCGCAGGCCGCCTTCACGCCCCGGCAGCTCAAAATCCTCAGCCGCGACAAAACCCTGCTGCCCGTAGCCCTGCCCACCATCCAAGCCGTCGGCGGCGGAAGCGCCCGGTGTATGGTGGCCGAAATCTTCTTACCGCGGTCGCTACAATAA
- a CDS encoding HU family DNA-binding protein produces MTKQHLIETLAAETNTTKRQTEKMLATLVAIVERTVANGEKVSITGFGTFDLGKRAARRGVNPQTGDEIQIPEMAMPRFRAGKRLKETIR; encoded by the coding sequence ATGACCAAACAGCACCTCATAGAAACGCTGGCCGCCGAGACCAATACTACCAAACGCCAGACCGAAAAAATGCTTGCAACCCTCGTCGCGATAGTAGAGCGCACGGTGGCGAATGGCGAAAAGGTCTCGATCACCGGCTTCGGAACGTTTGATCTCGGTAAGCGCGCCGCCCGCCGCGGGGTAAATCCCCAAACCGGCGACGAGATCCAGATACCCGAAATGGCCATGCCGCGTTTCCGTGCCGGCAAGCGTCTCAAAGAAACCATTCGTTAG
- a CDS encoding TIGR00282 family metallophosphoesterase, with translation MKILYIGDIMGKPGRQMVKKVLPNLIREEGIDFVIAQGENLSSGKGLQIKAVEDMMAAGINFFTGGDWTLHREEIHPWLDDPARPLIRPANYPAGTPGRGYKLADTPFGKILVISLLGQTVGYRAPVVDNPLEVVDRILEETKSQKIIASVVNFHGDFSSEKIVIGQYLDGRVTAVVGDHWHIPTADARILPGGTAHITDVGMVGSRDSSLGIKTSIIVNRWKTGQLSRNELEIGGQMQFCSLLIDLPMGKSHVQAAKQIIIFG, from the coding sequence ATGAAAATTCTCTACATCGGCGACATTATGGGCAAGCCCGGCCGCCAAATGGTCAAAAAAGTACTACCCAATCTCATTCGCGAAGAAGGGATTGATTTTGTGATTGCCCAAGGCGAAAACCTCTCCAGCGGTAAAGGGCTGCAGATCAAAGCCGTCGAAGACATGATGGCTGCCGGCATCAACTTCTTCACCGGCGGCGATTGGACGCTGCACCGCGAAGAGATCCATCCCTGGCTCGACGACCCTGCCCGTCCGCTCATTCGCCCCGCCAACTATCCCGCCGGTACACCCGGCCGCGGCTACAAGCTGGCCGACACCCCGTTTGGCAAAATTCTCGTCATCAGCCTGCTCGGTCAGACCGTTGGCTACCGCGCGCCGGTCGTTGATAACCCTCTTGAGGTCGTCGATCGCATCCTCGAGGAGACAAAATCCCAAAAAATAATCGCCTCAGTTGTGAATTTTCACGGTGACTTCTCCTCCGAAAAAATAGTAATCGGCCAATACCTCGACGGACGCGTCACGGCGGTAGTGGGCGACCACTGGCATATTCCCACTGCAGACGCACGAATCCTACCTGGGGGCACCGCTCACATCACCGATGTGGGCATGGTCGGCAGCCGTGATTCCAGCCTCGGCATCAAAACGAGTATCATCGTGAACCGTTGGAAAACTGGCCAGCTTAGCCGTAATGAGCTCGAAATCGGGGGCCAAATGCAGTTCTGTTCTTTGCTCATCGACCTCCCTATGGGCAAATCACACGTCCAAGCGGCAAAACAGATAATAATCTTTGGATAA
- a CDS encoding lamin tail domain-containing protein translates to MVGYLFAQTGLISSVAAASSSGIVISGLQQAGSAKATDEYVELLNTSGSTVSLSGWKLQYRAASSANGTDCTKGWATKTTITDGIIPAGAHFLLASSGYLAADAGFASGLASVGTVRIVNDAQVTDDAVAWGAASCGTGQPAAVPPAGSSLERHAGTEGAHGDNALDFFVQTQPSPRALSAAAAPPVATPPAAGSSGPAALELSELLVDPVAPSTDSRDEFIELHNGGDVPIELGGYVIRTGTHNYPLPAGTLEADGYYVVTSGGSTISLSNSGGVANLIDPSGTVIDTAATWETAVPGASWAFVDDAWRWTLTPTPGAANEYTPVPGTAGAEGSADYAVVELNELLPDPVAPLTDASDEFIEIYNPGDTEVDLTGYVLKTGHDLTSKYVIKDVTVGPGGYIALKSADTKLSLANTGSSVALYTPDGAQLGATATYPKTTTGDAWARFDDGWHWTGQPTPGAANLLAAPGTAAAAAKTAAAKATKPKAAAAAKPKAAAKPKATKSVTTPLTNAASTPAGRWLLFVLAGLTIAYIMYEFRYDLRNYYHKLRGYPIGRPAPVPALVGRGGGGVGKRSGRG, encoded by the coding sequence TTGGTTGGTTATTTATTCGCTCAAACGGGGCTCATATCCTCGGTCGCCGCAGCCTCGAGCAGCGGCATTGTTATTTCCGGGCTGCAGCAGGCCGGCAGCGCCAAGGCCACCGATGAATACGTCGAGCTCCTCAATACTTCCGGCAGCACCGTCTCGCTGTCTGGCTGGAAGCTCCAATACCGCGCCGCTTCCAGCGCCAATGGCACCGACTGCACCAAAGGCTGGGCCACCAAAACCACTATCACCGATGGGATCATTCCGGCCGGCGCACACTTCCTGCTTGCTTCTAGCGGCTATCTCGCTGCCGACGCCGGCTTTGCCTCCGGTTTGGCGTCCGTTGGCACGGTGCGGATCGTAAATGACGCGCAGGTCACCGACGACGCAGTGGCGTGGGGCGCCGCTAGCTGCGGTACCGGGCAACCCGCCGCCGTGCCACCGGCCGGCTCCAGCCTCGAGCGCCACGCCGGCACCGAGGGCGCCCATGGTGACAACGCACTCGATTTCTTTGTGCAGACCCAGCCGTCGCCTCGCGCTTTGTCGGCAGCCGCGGCGCCGCCTGTCGCTACACCACCCGCCGCCGGGTCGTCCGGCCCAGCCGCGCTCGAGCTCAGCGAACTGCTCGTCGACCCGGTCGCACCGAGCACCGACAGCCGTGACGAATTCATCGAGCTTCACAATGGCGGCGACGTGCCGATCGAGCTGGGCGGCTACGTCATCCGGACCGGCACCCACAATTACCCGCTACCGGCTGGCACCCTCGAAGCCGACGGCTACTACGTCGTCACCTCCGGCGGCTCCACCATCTCACTTTCAAATTCCGGGGGCGTGGCCAACCTCATTGACCCCTCCGGGACCGTCATCGATACCGCCGCCACCTGGGAAACCGCCGTGCCTGGCGCCAGCTGGGCCTTTGTGGACGACGCGTGGCGCTGGACGCTCACGCCCACGCCCGGCGCCGCCAACGAGTACACGCCCGTACCCGGCACCGCCGGCGCCGAAGGCTCGGCCGATTACGCCGTCGTGGAGCTCAATGAGCTTCTACCCGACCCCGTAGCGCCCCTCACCGATGCCTCCGACGAATTCATTGAGATTTACAACCCCGGTGATACTGAGGTCGATCTTACCGGATACGTTCTCAAGACCGGCCACGATCTTACGAGCAAATATGTCATAAAAGACGTCACGGTCGGCCCCGGAGGCTACATAGCCCTCAAATCTGCCGACACCAAGCTCTCACTCGCCAATACCGGCAGCTCCGTGGCACTCTACACCCCCGACGGCGCCCAGCTGGGCGCCACAGCGACGTACCCCAAGACCACCACCGGCGACGCCTGGGCCCGCTTCGACGACGGCTGGCATTGGACCGGCCAGCCCACGCCCGGCGCCGCCAACCTCCTCGCCGCACCCGGTACCGCCGCAGCCGCCGCCAAAACCGCGGCCGCCAAAGCTACCAAGCCCAAAGCCGCCGCGGCCGCCAAGCCCAAAGCCGCCGCCAAACCCAAAGCCACCAAATCGGTCACGACCCCGCTCACCAATGCCGCCAGCACGCCGGCCGGCCGCTGGTTGCTATTTGTCTTGGCCGGGCTCACGATTGCCTATATCATGTATGAATTCCGCTATGACCTACGAAACTACTACCACAAACTCCGAGGGTACCCAATCGGTCGCCCGGCGCCTGTCCCGGCTCTTGTCGGGCGGGGAGGTGGTGGAGTTGGCAAGCGATCTGGGCGGGGGTAA
- a CDS encoding NUDIX domain-containing protein: MPTDRITIVNEADSVIGSEDRSIARAQGLRHRIVRVFLVNSEGKVLLHRRSEKLKDNPGKWDQSVGGHVDEGEDYITAARRETQEELGIAVEKFEEIGKFYIEREAPGGFVRRFQAVFIARGDGPVKLDESEIAEIRWFDIAEAAEFYSQKPDAFTKNFARAFELLQKALAT; this comes from the coding sequence ATGCCAACTGATCGAATCACCATTGTGAACGAAGCCGATAGCGTCATCGGCTCCGAAGACAGGAGCATTGCGCGCGCCCAGGGACTTCGGCATCGTATTGTGCGGGTCTTTTTGGTGAATTCAGAAGGTAAAGTGTTGCTCCATCGACGGTCAGAAAAGCTCAAGGATAATCCTGGAAAATGGGATCAGTCAGTCGGTGGTCATGTGGATGAAGGCGAAGACTACATCACGGCTGCCCGTCGAGAGACGCAGGAAGAGCTGGGAATTGCAGTAGAAAAATTTGAAGAAATCGGGAAATTCTATATCGAGCGCGAAGCTCCGGGCGGCTTCGTCAGAAGGTTTCAGGCCGTATTCATCGCCAGAGGAGACGGCCCGGTCAAACTTGACGAGAGTGAAATTGCCGAGATTCGCTGGTTTGATATAGCGGAAGCAGCGGAGTTCTACTCGCAAAAACCCGACGCATTCACAAAGAATTTTGCTAGAGCCTTTGAGCTGCTCCAGAAGGCATTAGCGACCTGA
- a CDS encoding GspE/PulE family protein has protein sequence MRISDGELKKLLLDSGLVKPEVIEDAMPKSEGSESLQTAVLKKKLISDKDLVKLYAKSIDVPFVELSEIKIPREQLLKIPERIARKYQVVLFGAEEDALQLAMADPEDFQAADFITKQVGGKLKTYIATAADILAAIDQYKGNISNEITKAIKDSSADASASEEKISAKDLAEDAPIAKTVNVILEYAIKSRASDIHLEPRENIVQVRYRVDGVLRETMTLPKPILAAVVSRIKILANLKIDEHRVPQDGRFKFAMGSKQVALRVSTLPIMDGEKVVMRILDESARALTLEELGFTGHALEAIVRNLHKPHGMTLVTGPTGSGKSTTLYSILSLLNTPGVNISTVEDPVEYRVQGVNQTQVNPKTGMTFAAGLRALLRQDPNIIMVGEIRDGETADLAVQAALTGHVVLSTLHTNNAATTLPRLLDMGLEAFLIASTVNTVIGQRLVRRLCQVCRIGYIPEGVELTNVKRDFALDAALKRFNDLKGAPEKPLVAAAAPDAAPLAPVPQVMVPTEHKKGRVINPEHDIDTAKSILDKIAADPNIINRSAADAGKPKPAALPVAVATTAATEPAKPAQPAASPKDLKAGQFMLFKPGPGCEACGGAAYQGRMGIYEVLEVDDTVSKMIVGRATSDDIQMAAVRAGMLTMQQDGFVKALQGKTTIEEILRVTRE, from the coding sequence ATGCGCATATCTGACGGTGAGCTCAAAAAGTTGTTGCTCGACTCTGGTTTAGTGAAGCCGGAGGTGATTGAAGATGCGATGCCCAAGAGCGAAGGGAGTGAATCGCTGCAGACGGCGGTGCTCAAAAAGAAGCTCATCAGCGATAAAGACCTGGTGAAGCTGTACGCCAAGAGTATCGATGTGCCGTTTGTGGAACTATCGGAGATCAAGATTCCGCGAGAGCAGCTGCTGAAGATTCCGGAGCGGATTGCGCGCAAGTACCAGGTGGTGCTGTTTGGCGCCGAAGAGGATGCGCTGCAGCTGGCGATGGCCGACCCGGAAGACTTTCAGGCGGCAGACTTCATCACGAAGCAGGTGGGTGGCAAGCTCAAGACCTACATCGCGACGGCCGCGGATATTTTGGCAGCGATCGATCAGTACAAAGGCAACATTTCGAACGAGATTACCAAGGCTATCAAGGATTCTTCGGCGGACGCGAGCGCTTCGGAGGAAAAAATTTCGGCCAAGGACCTGGCTGAGGACGCGCCGATCGCCAAGACGGTGAACGTGATTTTGGAGTACGCCATTAAGAGCCGCGCCTCGGATATTCATCTGGAGCCGCGCGAGAACATTGTGCAGGTGCGCTACCGGGTGGATGGGGTGCTGCGCGAGACGATGACGCTACCGAAGCCGATTTTGGCCGCGGTGGTGAGCCGCATTAAGATTTTGGCGAATTTGAAAATAGATGAGCACCGGGTGCCGCAAGACGGGCGGTTTAAGTTTGCGATGGGCAGCAAGCAGGTGGCGTTGCGGGTGAGCACGCTGCCGATCATGGACGGCGAAAAGGTGGTGATGCGTATCTTGGACGAGAGCGCGCGGGCGCTGACGCTCGAGGAGCTGGGCTTTACCGGCCACGCGCTGGAGGCGATCGTACGCAATCTGCACAAACCGCACGGCATGACGCTCGTGACGGGGCCGACGGGATCGGGTAAATCGACCACGCTGTATTCCATACTGAGCCTGCTCAATACGCCGGGGGTGAATATTTCCACGGTGGAAGACCCGGTGGAGTACCGGGTGCAGGGGGTAAACCAGACGCAGGTGAATCCGAAGACGGGCATGACGTTTGCGGCGGGACTGCGCGCGTTGCTGCGGCAGGACCCGAACATCATCATGGTGGGTGAGATTCGCGACGGCGAGACGGCCGACCTGGCGGTGCAGGCGGCGCTGACGGGGCATGTGGTGCTCTCGACACTGCACACGAATAATGCGGCTACCACGCTCCCCCGCTTGCTCGACATGGGGCTGGAGGCGTTTTTGATCGCGAGCACGGTCAACACGGTGATCGGGCAGCGGCTGGTGCGGCGGCTGTGCCAGGTGTGCCGTATCGGGTACATTCCCGAGGGCGTGGAGCTGACGAACGTCAAGCGCGATTTTGCGCTTGACGCAGCGCTGAAGCGCTTCAACGACCTGAAGGGCGCGCCCGAGAAGCCGTTGGTAGCCGCGGCTGCCCCCGATGCGGCGCCGCTGGCGCCTGTGCCGCAGGTGATGGTGCCGACAGAGCATAAAAAGGGCCGGGTGATCAACCCCGAGCACGACATCGACACGGCCAAAAGCATTTTGGATAAAATCGCCGCCGATCCAAACATCATCAACCGCAGCGCCGCCGATGCGGGCAAGCCCAAGCCGGCGGCGCTGCCGGTAGCGGTGGCGACGACGGCCGCAACGGAACCGGCCAAGCCCGCCCAGCCTGCCGCTAGCCCCAAAGATTTGAAGGCCGGGCAGTTTATGTTGTTTAAGCCTGGCCCCGGCTGCGAGGCATGCGGCGGCGCAGCGTATCAGGGGCGCATGGGCATCTATGAGGTGCTCGAGGTAGACGATACGGTGTCGAAGATGATCGTGGGCCGCGCTACTTCGGACGACATCCAGATGGCGGCGGTGCGCGCCGGCATGCTCACGATGCAGCAAGACGGCTTTGTAAAGGCGCTGCAGGGCAAAACGACGATCGAAGAAATCCTGCGGGTAACGCGCGAATAA